A single window of Rhodohalobacter sp. 614A DNA harbors:
- a CDS encoding TolC family protein has protein sequence MSKFIKTVLLIGMLVLAAGCASEESLIEPPSESTLGEQIYEQSSALNKNLNRSTQTESIAISDTLIFSDALAKALVESPALQSSAWQVRVKEAERIQASLLPNPELEAEMENFGGTGPFEGYDSRETTIRLSQKILLGADRMKRKRVAGLDRNLAGWDYETKRLDILTGVSKAYISALEAQKHLEQQRELLEVAEQFYNSVVAQVKAGKVSQLEATKANVELSKVRIELRRIQQKQSSAFAALAAFWGSRSPEFTWLEGALDTTESIPELTGLIQYVERNPDIARWATEIQRLEANVSYQRAKGIPDIKLGAGYRRMEDLDAEAALVSVSIPLPFFNRNQGNVKAARYQLNQAETQREGVFADVYRNLSQSYHRLNASYYEVQQLKSEVIPGAEEAYEAAQIGYSQGKFDFLEVLDAQRTLFTSRTRYIESLAEFNKAIADVERLIGTSLEDISTN, from the coding sequence ATGTCAAAATTTATCAAAACGGTGCTGCTCATCGGCATGCTTGTGCTTGCTGCCGGTTGTGCCAGTGAAGAATCATTGATTGAACCACCCTCAGAAAGCACGCTCGGAGAACAAATTTACGAACAATCTTCTGCTTTAAATAAAAACTTAAATCGCTCAACCCAGACGGAATCGATAGCTATCTCAGATACGCTGATCTTTTCGGATGCCCTGGCGAAAGCGTTGGTCGAAAGCCCTGCCCTTCAAAGTTCGGCATGGCAAGTTCGTGTAAAAGAGGCCGAGCGAATACAGGCATCTCTGTTACCCAATCCGGAACTGGAAGCTGAGATGGAAAACTTTGGCGGAACGGGACCTTTTGAAGGATACGATTCCCGTGAGACCACTATCCGTCTCAGTCAAAAAATACTGCTGGGCGCTGACCGTATGAAACGCAAGCGAGTTGCAGGTTTAGATAGAAATCTTGCCGGCTGGGATTATGAAACCAAGCGGCTGGATATACTAACCGGCGTATCCAAGGCCTACATTTCTGCACTGGAAGCTCAAAAGCATTTGGAACAACAGCGGGAGCTTCTGGAGGTAGCCGAACAGTTCTATAATTCGGTTGTTGCCCAGGTGAAGGCCGGGAAAGTATCCCAATTGGAAGCAACCAAAGCCAACGTTGAACTCTCCAAAGTAAGGATTGAACTGCGACGTATACAACAGAAGCAGTCCTCTGCTTTTGCCGCCCTGGCTGCATTTTGGGGGAGCCGAAGTCCTGAATTTACTTGGCTTGAGGGGGCATTGGATACCACTGAGTCGATTCCTGAACTAACCGGTCTTATTCAGTATGTAGAGCGAAATCCCGATATCGCGCGCTGGGCGACTGAAATACAGCGACTGGAAGCGAATGTTTCCTATCAGCGTGCGAAAGGAATCCCGGATATTAAACTTGGTGCCGGGTACCGAAGGATGGAAGATCTCGATGCCGAAGCTGCCCTGGTGAGTGTATCGATTCCGCTGCCATTCTTCAATCGGAACCAGGGAAACGTAAAAGCGGCGCGGTATCAGCTCAACCAAGCCGAAACTCAACGTGAAGGCGTTTTTGCTGACGTCTATAGAAATTTATCACAAAGCTACCATCGACTGAACGCCTCCTACTACGAAGTTCAACAGTTGAAAAGTGAAGTTATCCCTGGTGCTGAAGAAGCGTATGAAGCTGCACAAATTGGATACAGTCAAGGCAAGTTTGATTTCCTGGAAGTACTGGATGCTCAACGAACCCTGTTTACAAGCCGAACCCGCTACATCGAATCTTTAGCAGAGTTTAATAAGGCTATTGCTGATGTAGAGCGGCTGATCGGTACGTCCCTTGAAGACATTTCTACCAACTAA
- a CDS encoding helix-turn-helix transcriptional regulator, giving the protein MSITPQELKIVKQLTGSFFSGRRQQLGFTQQKLAEKTGVRKSTVQRIEYGKFVPGGETLLSLVSELGLSLVFRNRPENESFVELLEKTWAIAENRNADRGSVQDSDFDAADAGSKIGNFFSGRRQQLGLTQKEVADQAHLGLPTIQRIEYGRHLPDGKSLFKVCGALQCVFYPVNFTGEFVVFEPGN; this is encoded by the coding sequence ATGAGCATCACACCACAAGAGCTTAAAATTGTGAAGCAATTAACGGGATCGTTTTTTTCCGGACGGAGACAACAGCTTGGATTTACCCAGCAGAAGTTGGCCGAGAAAACAGGCGTCCGGAAAAGTACGGTTCAGCGGATTGAGTACGGAAAGTTTGTACCTGGAGGTGAAACACTGTTAAGCTTGGTATCGGAGTTGGGGTTGTCCCTGGTTTTTCGCAACAGACCGGAAAATGAGTCTTTTGTAGAACTGTTAGAAAAAACCTGGGCTATTGCTGAAAACAGGAATGCCGATCGCGGTTCCGTTCAGGACTCAGATTTTGACGCGGCTGATGCTGGTTCAAAGATTGGTAATTTCTTTTCCGGACGGAGACAACAGCTTGGGTTGACTCAAAAGGAAGTCGCAGATCAGGCGCACTTAGGGTTGCCAACGATCCAACGTATTGAGTACGGCCGACACCTGCCGGATGGAAAAAGTTTATTCAAAGTTTGTGGAGCGCTTCAGTGCGTATTTTATCCGGTGAATTTTACCGGTGAATTTGTGGTTTTCGAACCGGGAAATTAG
- a CDS encoding efflux RND transporter periplasmic adaptor subunit, protein MKIINVIIPVSILLLSGVLISGCSSQNETTPQTENHATADEHGSEETQHTEVEGEHLEEQSEGTGEVHLSQEQIASLSINVDTLKAGSASSVIQRPASVMYDMDRIAKVGPRIEAKVVQVMKDLGDYVEEGEPIAQMSSVGLGKIKADYIRLRAAMKKEEAHFKREQSLYEQDISSQAELLQAELEYEQAKAELDAVSEALRLYGLSQNDIQNIKAGSETPLSYFYLSSPLNGTIQERNLSPGQTVSPNETPIHVADLSKVWVMIDGYEQDIRYLATGQTVELSVRSIPVITFEGTTDWISYELEKETRTMPVRALFDNPDRQLRAGMFGTARIYTNSEETAAVIPVDAVQQIEGTDRVFVPGDEPGSFRPVAVTLGNERDGFVEVISGLDPGQTAVVSGAFDLKSALTAATRSADHGH, encoded by the coding sequence ATGAAGATAATCAACGTAATCATTCCGGTGTCGATATTGCTTTTGAGTGGAGTCCTCATAAGCGGCTGCAGTTCTCAAAATGAAACCACACCACAAACCGAAAACCACGCTACGGCAGATGAACATGGCAGTGAAGAAACTCAACATACAGAGGTAGAAGGTGAACACTTGGAGGAACAGAGCGAAGGAACCGGTGAAGTTCATCTTTCTCAAGAGCAAATAGCTTCTCTCAGCATAAACGTAGACACCCTGAAAGCCGGGAGTGCAAGCTCCGTGATTCAACGGCCCGCCAGTGTGATGTACGATATGGATCGCATTGCAAAAGTGGGTCCGCGTATTGAGGCTAAAGTCGTTCAGGTAATGAAAGATCTCGGTGACTACGTGGAAGAAGGCGAGCCCATTGCTCAAATGAGCAGCGTTGGGCTCGGTAAGATCAAAGCCGATTATATTCGCCTCAGAGCAGCAATGAAGAAAGAAGAAGCCCACTTTAAGCGTGAGCAGAGTTTATACGAGCAGGATATCTCCAGTCAGGCTGAGCTGTTGCAGGCCGAATTGGAATATGAACAGGCCAAAGCTGAGCTTGATGCGGTCTCTGAAGCGTTGCGTTTGTACGGCTTGTCGCAAAATGACATCCAAAATATTAAGGCCGGGAGTGAAACTCCGCTTTCCTATTTCTACCTGAGCAGTCCGTTGAACGGAACGATTCAGGAGCGGAATCTTTCTCCCGGGCAAACCGTCAGCCCAAATGAAACACCGATTCACGTTGCCGACCTGTCTAAGGTTTGGGTAATGATAGATGGGTATGAGCAGGATATCCGCTATCTGGCTACCGGCCAAACGGTGGAACTTTCGGTACGAAGTATTCCTGTAATTACGTTCGAGGGAACTACTGATTGGATTTCGTACGAGCTGGAAAAAGAAACCCGAACCATGCCCGTACGTGCGCTTTTTGATAATCCTGATAGACAGCTCCGGGCCGGCATGTTTGGTACAGCACGTATCTATACCAATTCAGAGGAAACCGCTGCTGTAATTCCGGTGGATGCCGTTCAGCAAATCGAAGGTACCGACCGGGTATTTGTGCCCGGTGATGAGCCCGGAAGTTTCCGGCCGGTTGCCGTTACGCTTGGAAATGAACGAGATGGGTTTGTTGAGGTGATCTCCGGCTTAGATCCGGGGCAAACAGCTGTTGTTTCCGGGGCATTTGACCTGAAATCGGCTCTAACCGCCGCAACCCGAAGTGCAGATCATGGCCATTAA
- a CDS encoding efflux RND transporter permease subunit, giving the protein MLEQIIDKVLKNRLTIFILVAAVALYGYFSFRDVPIDSFPDVSPTLVQVFTSSPGLSPVDVETQISYPIEISMYGLPKLDRVQSTSIFGLSRVNIYFEEGTDIYFARRLVNERLSQAKNEIPDGLGEPQLGPITTGLGTVLMYEVKNKEGYDHSLMDIRTAQDWIVKPQLRTVPGVTGVLSIGGDVRQFQVKADMNALVSRGLTLEDLEGALNKNNRTVGASFLERGGEEYLVRGYGWIQPDEEGLKDLENIIVSNEEGTPVYVKDVAEVAFGSEIKRGTLVANGEESVGGFVLKLIGTNTQDLLAEMDNKVDAINSALPEGMMMETFYSQGELVEKAVGTVTNALYIGAILVLIVLYFFMGDIRSTLIIISTVPIAFLIAFIGMNWLGISANLMSLGGLAISIGMIGDSATVIVENTYRLLEERKEGNVSLTRIVSEAAREVIRPVFFATSIIIIVFLPLFSLEGVEGKMFKPLAYTITFALFGAIFLALTYIPIISSFILPEKGMDKEPWLVRTLKKWSEPLIEKTSKYPKMVFGAALVLFAGSMAIFPFLGTEFQPTLREGTYAVRSVLPPGANLPTTTEYSKRLQESMLTFPEVESVYSRVGRAEVGGDPEPVNVVFNVVNLKPLDAWEWGRDYEELQTAMAEKLSEDLPGVSSNFSQPIQLRTDELLSGVRAQVVVSLYGDDLDLLAEKAGEIQTIAEGVEGAVDVRAQQQGGKPQILVRPDREQLARLGISMDDFLNTVETGIGGSVAGQVFEGIRRFDIFVRLQESQRTHVDQVRDLPIRTAKGALVPLSQIADVEVFTGPKQISRNKASRRTYVQLNVRGRDMGSVVSEIQQKVAEQVELPAGYFTEYGGQFENQQRAMARLYVVVPITLGLIFFMLFSTFSSWKYAVLIFLNIPFATIGGIVALWVSGLYLSVPAAVGFIAIFGIAVLNGVVLVSYINQLREEGLETHKAVVKAALLRLRPVLMTALTTGLGLIPLLLANDIGSNVQRPLAAVVVGGLVTSTLLTLVVLPTIYKWFAEPVEHVEL; this is encoded by the coding sequence ATGCTTGAACAGATTATTGATAAAGTATTAAAGAACCGGCTGACCATTTTTATTTTGGTAGCCGCAGTAGCACTCTATGGCTACTTTTCATTTCGGGATGTCCCCATCGATTCGTTTCCCGATGTATCGCCCACACTTGTGCAGGTGTTTACGTCCAGTCCGGGTCTTTCTCCGGTAGATGTGGAAACGCAGATCAGTTACCCCATTGAGATCTCCATGTATGGATTGCCGAAACTGGACCGAGTGCAAAGTACCTCCATTTTCGGGCTTTCCAGAGTGAATATTTACTTTGAGGAAGGAACTGATATCTACTTTGCCCGGCGGCTGGTAAATGAACGATTGTCGCAGGCCAAAAATGAGATACCGGACGGACTTGGTGAACCTCAGCTTGGCCCCATCACCACCGGACTTGGAACGGTATTGATGTATGAGGTCAAGAATAAAGAGGGCTACGATCACTCCCTGATGGACATTCGTACCGCTCAGGATTGGATCGTAAAGCCACAGCTTCGAACGGTGCCAGGCGTAACCGGTGTATTGTCGATTGGCGGTGATGTTCGTCAGTTTCAGGTCAAAGCCGATATGAACGCCCTGGTTTCTCGCGGTCTTACGCTTGAAGATCTTGAAGGTGCCCTCAACAAAAACAATCGTACGGTGGGCGCTTCCTTTCTGGAACGCGGAGGAGAAGAATACCTGGTGCGTGGTTACGGCTGGATTCAACCCGACGAAGAAGGTCTCAAAGATCTTGAGAATATAATCGTATCGAATGAAGAGGGCACTCCGGTGTACGTGAAAGATGTAGCTGAAGTGGCATTTGGCTCCGAGATCAAGCGAGGAACCCTGGTTGCCAACGGAGAAGAATCGGTAGGTGGTTTTGTGTTGAAACTCATCGGAACCAACACGCAGGACTTGCTGGCCGAAATGGATAACAAAGTGGATGCCATCAATAGCGCCCTCCCCGAAGGTATGATGATGGAAACCTTTTATTCCCAGGGCGAACTGGTGGAAAAAGCCGTGGGTACGGTTACCAATGCCCTGTATATCGGGGCCATTCTGGTGCTCATCGTGCTGTACTTTTTTATGGGCGATATCCGGTCCACTTTGATCATCATTTCCACAGTCCCCATTGCGTTCTTGATCGCTTTCATTGGGATGAATTGGCTGGGTATATCGGCCAACCTGATGAGCCTTGGCGGACTGGCGATCAGTATTGGGATGATCGGTGACAGCGCCACAGTTATTGTAGAAAATACGTACAGGCTTCTTGAGGAGCGGAAAGAAGGAAATGTATCGCTGACCCGAATTGTGAGTGAGGCCGCGCGTGAAGTTATTCGACCGGTATTTTTCGCCACCAGCATTATCATCATTGTATTTCTGCCGCTCTTTTCGCTGGAAGGTGTGGAAGGAAAGATGTTCAAGCCGCTGGCCTATACCATAACATTTGCGTTGTTTGGGGCCATCTTTTTAGCACTGACTTACATTCCCATTATCTCCAGCTTCATCCTTCCCGAAAAAGGAATGGACAAGGAACCCTGGTTGGTACGTACGCTCAAAAAATGGAGTGAACCGCTGATAGAGAAGACCTCGAAATATCCCAAAATGGTATTTGGAGCCGCTCTTGTTTTGTTTGCCGGAAGCATGGCTATCTTTCCGTTTTTGGGAACCGAATTTCAGCCCACCTTGCGAGAAGGTACATACGCCGTTCGTTCGGTATTACCACCGGGGGCCAATCTTCCGACCACTACCGAATACTCCAAGCGGCTTCAGGAATCGATGCTAACCTTTCCTGAAGTGGAGAGCGTGTATTCGCGTGTTGGTCGCGCCGAAGTGGGCGGCGACCCGGAGCCGGTAAACGTCGTATTCAACGTGGTGAATTTGAAACCGTTGGACGCATGGGAATGGGGACGTGATTATGAAGAACTCCAGACCGCGATGGCCGAAAAACTATCCGAGGATCTACCCGGCGTATCTTCCAACTTCTCCCAGCCCATTCAGCTTCGTACCGATGAACTGCTAAGCGGCGTCCGGGCACAAGTAGTTGTGAGTTTGTATGGCGATGATCTGGATCTGCTGGCTGAAAAAGCAGGTGAAATTCAGACCATTGCTGAAGGTGTAGAAGGAGCTGTAGATGTCCGCGCGCAACAACAAGGCGGGAAGCCTCAAATCCTGGTTCGTCCGGATCGTGAGCAGTTGGCTCGGCTGGGAATAAGCATGGATGACTTCCTTAACACCGTAGAAACCGGGATCGGTGGATCGGTAGCCGGACAGGTATTCGAAGGCATTCGACGCTTCGATATCTTCGTTCGCCTTCAGGAATCTCAGCGAACCCACGTTGACCAGGTTCGTGATCTTCCCATCCGCACGGCAAAAGGAGCGCTGGTTCCGCTGTCGCAAATCGCCGATGTGGAAGTCTTTACCGGTCCAAAGCAGATTTCCCGAAATAAAGCCAGCCGCCGAACCTATGTGCAGCTCAATGTTCGAGGACGAGACATGGGAAGCGTAGTCAGCGAAATTCAGCAAAAGGTGGCTGAGCAGGTCGAACTACCGGCTGGATATTTCACCGAATACGGCGGACAGTTTGAAAATCAGCAGCGGGCCATGGCACGATTGTATGTAGTGGTTCCGATTACGCTGGGACTTATTTTCTTCATGCTGTTTTCCACTTTCAGCAGCTGGAAATACGCTGTACTCATCTTTCTGAATATTCCTTTTGCCACTATCGGGGGTATTGTGGCGCTCTGGGTGTCCGGCCTCTACTTGTCCGTACCGGCAGCCGTGGGCTTTATCGCCATCTTTGGTATCGCGGTACTCAATGGCGTGGTGTTGGTGTCCTACATCAACCAATTGCGGGAAGAAGGCCTTGAAACCCACAAAGCAGTTGTGAAAGCAGCCCTCTTACGCCTTCGTCCGGTACTGATGACGGCCTTAACCACCGGGCTCGGACTCATTCCACTGCTACTGGCCAACGATATCGGCTCGAATGTCCAGCGACCGTTGGCAGCCGTGGTCGTTGGTGGTCTGGTAACCTCGACCCTGCTAACACTGGTGGTATTGCCCACCATCTACAAGTGGTTCGCTGAACCGGTAGAACACGTAGAACTTTAA
- a CDS encoding recombinase family protein, translated as MKATYVRVSTFEQNISRQLKDKEGEVYWDKVSGMVAFEDRESASRLLADARKGKIDEVEVHSIDRLGRDAINVLQTIKTFTELGVNVKSKKEGLNTLLDNGDQNPVAKLLVSVLSTLAEIDYNNRREAQREGIERAKAEGKYKGRANGTGLSDLDLVEKHSDIVRELNRGESIRRTAKLTEKSKSTVQRVKKVMDKMEID; from the coding sequence ATGAAGGCAACTTATGTACGGGTATCCACTTTTGAACAAAATATATCCAGGCAGCTAAAAGATAAAGAAGGGGAGGTGTACTGGGACAAAGTCTCCGGAATGGTTGCATTCGAGGACCGGGAAAGTGCAAGCAGACTTTTAGCCGATGCCAGGAAAGGGAAGATTGATGAGGTAGAAGTCCATTCCATTGATCGGCTTGGCCGTGATGCCATCAATGTTCTTCAAACAATCAAAACATTTACTGAACTGGGTGTAAATGTTAAATCGAAGAAAGAAGGCTTAAATACTTTACTTGATAACGGTGATCAAAACCCGGTGGCGAAATTGTTGGTTTCTGTTTTAAGTACACTGGCTGAAATCGATTATAATAATAGGAGGGAGGCTCAACGAGAAGGGATAGAAAGGGCTAAAGCTGAAGGGAAATATAAGGGACGGGCAAACGGTACTGGTTTATCAGACCTTGACTTAGTTGAAAAACATTCAGATATAGTAAGAGAGTTAAATAGGGGAGAGTCCATTCGCAGAACGGCCAAGCTTACCGAGAAAAGTAAAAGTACGGTTCAGCGGGTCAAGAAAGTTATGGATAAGATGGAGATAGATTGA
- a CDS encoding DUF2281 domain-containing protein produces the protein MASFFFSWWGCVYLKGLYFVNLKSILNEWVDKMSVAEKINKRIRSLPEASQTEVLHFVEFLLDRSTRTSASHENQEWAIGSLSSAMHGIETDNEPIYSESDIKEHFS, from the coding sequence TTGGCATCGTTTTTCTTTTCATGGTGGGGTTGTGTATATTTAAAAGGGTTATATTTTGTAAACCTAAAAAGCATTTTAAATGAATGGGTAGATAAAATGAGTGTTGCAGAAAAAATAAATAAACGCATTCGCAGCTTGCCAGAAGCCTCACAAACTGAAGTGTTGCACTTCGTCGAGTTCCTGCTTGACAGATCAACTCGCACTTCTGCGAGCCATGAGAATCAGGAATGGGCAATAGGATCGCTTTCATCGGCCATGCACGGGATCGAGACCGATAACGAACCTATCTATAGCGAATCCGATATAAAAGAGCATTTCTCGTGA
- a CDS encoding type II toxin-antitoxin system PemK/MazF family toxin, with protein sequence MSRPGDIVLFRFPQTDLTKGKLRPALLIQALPGPYDAWLISMISSQTHQYIEGFDEIVGKEDMDFPVSGLKQTSVIRIGRLAVVQHDMLAGGIGHIAPERLQRLRKNLARWLTNNN encoded by the coding sequence GTGAGCAGGCCGGGCGATATCGTTTTATTCCGGTTCCCCCAAACTGATTTAACGAAAGGAAAACTGCGCCCCGCGCTGCTCATTCAAGCACTCCCCGGTCCATATGATGCCTGGCTCATTTCCATGATTTCTTCTCAAACCCACCAGTATATTGAAGGATTTGATGAGATTGTGGGAAAAGAGGATATGGATTTCCCGGTTTCGGGATTGAAACAGACCAGCGTGATTCGAATTGGTCGGTTGGCGGTGGTTCAGCACGATATGCTGGCCGGAGGCATCGGCCATATCGCTCCGGAGCGATTGCAACGCCTCAGAAAAAACCTTGCGCGCTGGCTTACCAATAACAATTGA
- a CDS encoding ImmA/IrrE family metallo-endopeptidase: protein MGKNKSDSDDILKRLFEPKSIKVKETLSELFEQRLESLDIPKTTALNIMGMSVRTLDGILSGEQKKLDSTQLIKLSNFLGIDIEQVATLYLEKIREVHNVGNDIKERNEMVGFVNEKFNLAELKKVGLINSLTDYDEIVQSICSYFGLDNIFDYSEPDLNVAFSSGKRAKRNCSVKNWMYLAEQTCIELRNPNDYSREELIDYFPEIRWQSMDVENGLVNVIQHLFQLGVTVVFIPSFPSLHIRGATFEVNNKPCIALTDYMGFYPTLWFALVHELSHVLFDWEEIMISSYHISQEDQKSLFSHSQSEIEADNFAREYFFSKEKTQEASPYINNQEFIKQFAISNNVDPSFVYVFYAFDAPDTDKYAWGRAKKLNPDTKKLKSKLQHDFGTNSSFGNHIKKIRQAIYN, encoded by the coding sequence ATGGGTAAGAATAAGTCAGACAGTGATGATATTCTAAAGCGTTTGTTTGAGCCAAAGTCCATTAAAGTAAAAGAAACTTTGAGTGAACTATTTGAACAGAGGCTTGAAAGCTTGGACATTCCTAAGACAACTGCACTAAACATTATGGGAATGAGCGTCCGCACATTGGATGGTATTCTTTCAGGTGAACAAAAAAAATTGGATTCTACTCAATTGATAAAATTGTCAAATTTTTTAGGGATTGATATTGAGCAGGTCGCAACACTTTATCTAGAAAAAATCAGAGAGGTTCACAATGTTGGCAATGATATTAAGGAGAGAAATGAAATGGTTGGATTCGTCAACGAAAAATTCAATTTGGCCGAGCTAAAAAAAGTGGGGCTAATTAACTCTCTCACTGACTATGATGAAATCGTGCAGTCAATTTGTAGCTACTTTGGCTTAGATAATATTTTTGATTATTCAGAACCTGATTTGAATGTTGCTTTTAGTTCGGGAAAAAGAGCAAAGCGAAATTGTAGTGTGAAAAACTGGATGTACTTAGCTGAACAGACTTGCATTGAGCTTAGAAATCCCAATGACTATAGCCGAGAAGAATTAATTGATTATTTTCCTGAAATCAGGTGGCAGTCAATGGATGTAGAAAATGGGCTTGTGAACGTTATTCAGCATTTATTTCAATTAGGTGTAACGGTTGTATTTATACCCTCCTTTCCTTCTTTGCATATTAGGGGAGCAACATTTGAAGTGAATAATAAACCTTGTATTGCTTTAACTGATTATATGGGATTTTATCCAACACTTTGGTTTGCCTTAGTTCACGAGTTATCTCATGTATTATTTGACTGGGAAGAGATAATGATTTCAAGTTATCATATTTCGCAGGAAGACCAAAAAAGTCTATTTAGTCATTCTCAAAGTGAAATAGAAGCGGATAATTTTGCAAGAGAATACTTTTTTTCCAAAGAAAAAACACAAGAAGCAAGCCCTTACATCAATAATCAAGAATTTATTAAACAGTTCGCAATCTCGAATAATGTGGACCCAAGCTTTGTATATGTTTTTTATGCTTTTGATGCTCCTGATACCGATAAATATGCTTGGGGTAGAGCAAAAAAATTAAATCCAGATACAAAAAAATTAAAATCAAAGCTACAGCACGATTTTGGAACAAATTCCTCATTCGGGAACCACATAAAAAAAATAAGACAAGCAATCTATAATTAA
- a CDS encoding P63C domain-containing protein, translated as MKSSKLNSEDLKKVKALQEKKNRELLERFIIDKTDLKVKNKYSDKELDAENERRKILDTIRNLWDSESIDATILNNPAGYETIFTQEYYQEMFRLNNWEYDGIISEKPWQAGRHTNEIIYYRFSKEVLPFLRLVNPFIIPGIRKYKHHQFLTTGARKELSKFIFQATNLMRKYDDWNSFRIAYCELYNVPYQLKLLL; from the coding sequence ATGAAAAGTTCCAAATTGAATTCAGAAGATTTAAAAAAAGTTAAAGCATTACAGGAAAAAAAGAATCGAGAGTTACTTGAACGGTTTATAATTGATAAAACTGATTTAAAAGTTAAAAACAAGTATTCTGACAAAGAATTAGACGCAGAAAATGAAAGGCGCAAAATTCTTGATACGATAAGGAATTTATGGGATTCTGAAAGTATTGATGCTACGATATTAAACAACCCCGCCGGGTATGAAACAATTTTTACCCAAGAATATTACCAAGAGATGTTCAGATTAAATAATTGGGAGTATGATGGAATAATTTCTGAAAAGCCTTGGCAAGCTGGACGCCACACGAATGAAATTATTTACTACCGGTTTTCTAAAGAAGTTTTACCATTCCTTAGACTTGTCAATCCATTCATAATTCCAGGTATTCGTAAATATAAACATCATCAATTTTTAACTACTGGCGCAAGAAAAGAGTTGTCAAAATTCATTTTCCAAGCTACAAACCTGATGAGAAAATATGATGATTGGAATAGTTTTCGAATTGCATATTGCGAGTTATATAATGTGCCATATCAATTAAAACTTCTACTCTAA
- a CDS encoding P-II family nitrogen regulator, with amino-acid sequence MKEIKAFIRTNMIDYVIDAIGNLPDAPGITLSDVRGWGHVKGEERAQLIKRTKLETVVPTHRVEEIIDIIIKKGRTGNPGDGKIFISGVERGVRIRTGETDDDVIR; translated from the coding sequence ATGAAAGAGATTAAAGCATTTATTCGTACGAACATGATCGATTACGTTATTGACGCCATTGGTAATTTACCTGATGCACCTGGTATTACCCTGAGCGATGTACGAGGCTGGGGCCATGTAAAAGGGGAAGAACGAGCCCAACTCATCAAGCGTACAAAGCTGGAAACCGTTGTCCCCACACATCGTGTGGAGGAAATCATTGATATTATCATAAAAAAAGGCAGAACAGGAAATCCCGGTGACGGAAAAATATTTATCTCTGGTGTGGAACGTGGAGTCCGCATACGAACCGGTGAAACGGATGATGATGTAATCAGATAA
- a CDS encoding META domain-containing protein, producing MLSSYRPKIITLIMVIIALFMVTSCNVFGPDTSSTLAETKWRLQAFEKETPPGDQEYSLSFSENKFGGWNNCNQYWGDYEAFTDGSLRFGDIISTYMQCVDGSKAEKFHRWLQTVDAFEIDGDRLTLSARKGDLIFKRVAEE from the coding sequence ATGCTGAGTTCATACAGACCAAAAATTATCACACTAATCATGGTAATTATCGCTCTTTTCATGGTTACATCGTGTAACGTCTTTGGGCCAGATACATCCTCTACTTTAGCAGAGACAAAATGGCGTCTGCAGGCCTTTGAAAAAGAAACCCCGCCCGGTGATCAAGAATACAGCCTCTCCTTCTCCGAAAACAAATTTGGTGGGTGGAATAACTGTAACCAATACTGGGGAGACTATGAAGCATTTACAGATGGTAGCCTCCGATTTGGCGATATCATTAGTACATATATGCAATGTGTTGACGGTTCAAAAGCCGAAAAATTTCATCGCTGGCTACAAACCGTTGACGCCTTTGAAATTGATGGAGATCGGCTGACTCTCTCCGCGAGAAAAGGTGATCTCATTTTTAAGCGTGTCGCAGAAGAGTAA